The following are encoded together in the Actinoplanes sp. N902-109 genome:
- a CDS encoding helix-turn-helix transcriptional regulator, with amino-acid sequence MHAFDVLGDPVRRRILELLADGEQPSGTVTGVIRAEFGISQPAVSQHLRVLRDNGFATVRAEGARRLYAVDDTALREADAWLDRFRQSWAPHLDALATEIARGKRRRRLATDDDTGASDDQ; translated from the coding sequence GTGCACGCGTTCGACGTGCTCGGTGACCCGGTACGCCGCCGCATCCTCGAACTGCTCGCCGACGGCGAGCAGCCCTCGGGGACGGTGACCGGGGTCATCCGGGCCGAGTTCGGGATCTCCCAGCCCGCGGTCTCCCAGCACCTGCGGGTGCTGCGGGACAACGGCTTCGCCACCGTGCGCGCCGAGGGTGCGCGCCGGCTCTACGCGGTCGACGACACCGCGCTGCGCGAGGCCGACGCCTGGCTGGACCGGTTCCGGCAGTCCTGGGCACCGCACCTCGACGCGCTCGCCACCGAGATCGCGCGCGGCAAGCGCCGGCGCCGCCTCGCCACCGACGACGACACCGGAGCTTCTGATGATCAATGA
- a CDS encoding SRPBCC family protein, with protein MINEEQQINDVSRTVAARTLPEGEARVATISQVYPTDLEDMWEAVTSAERIPRWFLPISGDLKEGGHYQFEGNAGGTITRCDKPHSFEATWEYNNEVSWVTVRLTPEGDGHTRFHLEHVAHVSAELWEQYGPSATGIGWDMGLMGLANHLSAEKRPELDPGAAMTWMVSDEGKQFMRMSADSWAGAAIAAGDDPASAHASADRTYALYTSG; from the coding sequence ATGATCAATGAGGAACAGCAGATCAACGACGTCAGCCGTACGGTCGCAGCACGCACCTTGCCCGAGGGCGAGGCGCGCGTCGCCACCATCAGCCAGGTCTACCCCACCGACCTCGAGGACATGTGGGAAGCGGTGACCAGCGCCGAACGGATCCCCCGCTGGTTCCTGCCGATCTCCGGCGACCTCAAGGAGGGCGGGCACTACCAGTTCGAGGGCAATGCCGGCGGCACCATCACCCGCTGCGACAAGCCGCACAGCTTCGAGGCCACCTGGGAGTACAACAACGAGGTCAGCTGGGTGACCGTGCGGCTCACCCCGGAGGGCGACGGGCACACCCGTTTCCACCTCGAACACGTCGCGCACGTGTCGGCCGAGCTGTGGGAACAGTACGGCCCGTCGGCCACCGGGATCGGCTGGGACATGGGCCTGATGGGGCTGGCGAACCACCTGAGCGCCGAGAAGCGGCCCGAGCTCGACCCCGGGGCCGCGATGACGTGGATGGTGTCCGACGAGGGCAAGCAGTTCATGCGGATGTCGGCCGACTCGTGGGCCGGGGCCGCGATCGCCGCCGGCGACGACCCGGCGTCCGCCCACGCGAGCGCCGACCGCACCTACGCCCTCTACACCTCAGGCTGA
- a CDS encoding zinc-binding dehydrogenase — MNSDAGPRRVRLTATGGPEVLRLEPMPVPEPGLGQILVEVEAAGVAFNDITTREGLNPGPLPDVLGFDVVGRVTKLGAGVEDVAVGQRVGALVGAGGYATHVVVSALRAAPLPEGPPAAELDALVLNYLTAWQMFHRVAKPAPGQAVLVLGAAGGVGSALCQIARAAGVEVYGTSSPARRVRVEAGGATWAADAAAVPVSVAATFDPVGGPSLARSRRATQRSGVVVSYGFSFAAGAGYSKAGAMIRTVGALLRAKLTPGARVAVHVVERAVDRDPAGFRADLTALAGQLRAGVLRPEVTTLPLGRAAEAHRRLEHREVEGKLVLVP; from the coding sequence ATGAACAGTGACGCAGGTCCACGACGGGTACGGCTGACTGCGACTGGCGGCCCCGAGGTGCTTCGGCTGGAGCCCATGCCGGTGCCGGAGCCGGGCCTGGGACAGATCCTCGTCGAGGTGGAGGCCGCCGGGGTGGCCTTCAACGACATCACCACCCGCGAAGGGCTCAACCCCGGCCCGCTGCCGGACGTGCTGGGGTTCGACGTCGTCGGCCGGGTCACGAAGCTGGGGGCCGGTGTCGAGGACGTTGCCGTGGGTCAGCGGGTCGGCGCGCTGGTCGGCGCCGGTGGGTACGCGACCCATGTCGTGGTGTCCGCGCTGCGCGCAGCGCCGCTGCCCGAGGGGCCTCCCGCCGCGGAACTCGACGCGCTCGTGCTCAACTACCTCACGGCCTGGCAGATGTTCCACCGCGTCGCCAAGCCGGCCCCGGGGCAGGCGGTGCTGGTGCTCGGCGCGGCCGGCGGGGTCGGGTCGGCGTTGTGCCAGATCGCCCGCGCGGCCGGGGTCGAGGTCTACGGCACCTCCAGCCCGGCCAGACGGGTCCGGGTCGAGGCCGGCGGTGCCACCTGGGCGGCCGACGCGGCAGCGGTGCCGGTGTCCGTGGCGGCCACGTTCGACCCGGTGGGCGGCCCCTCGCTGGCACGTTCGCGGCGCGCCACGCAACGGTCGGGCGTGGTCGTGTCGTACGGCTTCAGTTTCGCCGCCGGCGCTGGATACTCGAAGGCCGGTGCGATGATCCGTACCGTCGGCGCCCTGCTGCGGGCGAAGCTCACCCCTGGTGCCCGCGTGGCGGTGCACGTGGTGGAGCGAGCGGTTGACCGTGACCCGGCCGGCTTCCGGGCCGACCTGACCGCGCTGGCCGGCCAGCTGCGGGCCGGCGTGCTGCGGCCGGAGGTCACCACCCTGCCGCTCGGCCGGGCCGCCGAGGCGCACCGCCGCCTGGAGCACCGCGAGGTCGAGGGCAAGCTCGTCCTCGTCCCCTGA
- a CDS encoding MarR family winged helix-turn-helix transcriptional regulator: MVVDELAASLLYQVTAIAGQVAGRMQEGLERLQLTGPTANLLWVLKPDDEPQSLRQLAGLLRCDPSNITLLSAQLEERGLAERRPHPSDGRVRTLVLTPEGRTVRQRLLSVAAKRSPFADLDDTEQRLLQSLLAKALEGA, encoded by the coding sequence ATGGTGGTGGATGAACTCGCGGCGTCGTTGCTGTACCAGGTGACGGCCATTGCCGGTCAGGTCGCCGGCCGGATGCAGGAGGGCCTCGAGCGGCTGCAGCTCACCGGGCCGACAGCGAACCTCCTGTGGGTGCTGAAGCCCGACGACGAGCCGCAGTCGCTGCGTCAGCTTGCCGGCCTCCTGCGCTGCGACCCTTCCAACATCACCCTGCTCAGTGCGCAGCTGGAGGAACGCGGTCTCGCCGAGCGACGCCCGCATCCCAGCGACGGACGGGTGCGCACGCTGGTGCTGACGCCCGAGGGCCGCACGGTCCGCCAGCGCCTGCTCTCCGTCGCCGCGAAACGTTCGCCGTTCGCCGATCTCGACGACACGGAGCAGCGCCTTCTGCAGAGTCTGCTGGCCAAGGCGCTCGAGGGCGCGTAA
- a CDS encoding sigma-70 family RNA polymerase sigma factor, which translates to MTDDEVTRWALAAGRGDEAAAAAFIRATQRQVWRFLHHLAGPADVEDLTQETYLRALRSLPAFAARSSARTWLFTIARRVAADHVRTAVSRPRIAATEDWQAAADSAAAPGRPRFEDEVVLRDLLNRLAPERREAFVATQLIGLSYAEAAAVCDCPVGTIRSRVARAREDLMLLLTDRDRAEPAM; encoded by the coding sequence GTGACCGACGACGAGGTGACCCGGTGGGCGCTGGCCGCCGGCCGCGGCGACGAGGCTGCGGCGGCGGCGTTCATCCGGGCCACCCAGCGGCAGGTGTGGCGCTTCCTGCACCACCTCGCCGGCCCGGCCGACGTGGAGGACCTGACCCAGGAGACGTACCTGCGGGCCCTGCGCAGCCTGCCCGCGTTCGCGGCCCGGTCGAGCGCCCGCACCTGGCTGTTCACGATCGCGCGCCGGGTCGCCGCCGACCATGTCCGCACGGCGGTGAGCCGGCCGCGCATCGCCGCCACCGAGGACTGGCAGGCGGCGGCGGACTCGGCCGCGGCGCCCGGCCGGCCGCGCTTCGAGGACGAGGTGGTCCTGCGCGACCTGCTGAACCGGCTGGCGCCCGAGCGGCGGGAGGCGTTCGTGGCGACCCAGCTGATCGGGTTGTCGTACGCCGAGGCGGCCGCGGTCTGCGACTGCCCGGTCGGCACGATCCGCTCACGGGTCGCCCGGGCCCGCGAGGACCTGATGCTCCTGCTCACCGACCGCGACCGGGCCGAGCCCGCGATGTGA
- a CDS encoding YcnI family protein — MSLLKRSGVVGGLVAMAVLALAAPASAHVTVNPSTAAQGGYAKVTFRVPNEMDSANTTKVEVNLPADTPFAYVGLKQVTGWTAVAQKAKLAKPIDSHGTQLTEAVNKITWTASAPAVVKPGEFQEFDVSLGPLPEVDQIVFKALQTYSDGTVVRWIDEPTTDGTEPEHPAPVLKLTPAAAADTAVAASAPAATGQAAAPAKGDGNGTWAGIIGIVLGLAGLVLGLLAYRRAAQSTPAAAAAPAAPAGTE, encoded by the coding sequence ATGTCCCTGCTGAAGCGTTCGGGTGTGGTCGGCGGTCTGGTCGCCATGGCCGTCCTCGCCCTCGCCGCCCCCGCCTCCGCGCACGTGACCGTGAACCCCAGCACGGCCGCCCAGGGCGGCTACGCGAAGGTCACGTTCCGGGTGCCGAACGAGATGGACAGCGCGAACACCACGAAGGTCGAGGTCAACCTGCCCGCGGACACGCCGTTCGCCTACGTCGGGCTCAAGCAGGTCACCGGCTGGACCGCGGTGGCCCAGAAGGCCAAGCTCGCCAAGCCGATCGACTCGCACGGCACCCAGCTCACCGAGGCGGTCAACAAGATCACCTGGACCGCGAGCGCGCCCGCGGTGGTCAAGCCGGGCGAGTTCCAGGAGTTCGACGTGTCGCTCGGTCCGCTGCCCGAGGTCGACCAGATCGTCTTCAAGGCCCTGCAGACCTATTCCGACGGTACGGTCGTCCGCTGGATCGACGAGCCCACCACCGACGGCACCGAGCCGGAACACCCGGCGCCGGTGCTCAAGCTGACCCCCGCCGCAGCCGCCGACACCGCCGTCGCCGCGAGTGCCCCGGCCGCCACCGGTCAGGCGGCGGCGCCGGCCAAGGGCGACGGCAACGGCACGTGGGCCGGCATCATCGGCATCGTGCTCGGTCTTGCCGGGCTGGTGCTGGGCCTGCTCGCCTACCGCCGCGCCGCTCAGAGCACCCCTGCCGCCGCTGCCGCTCCTGCCGCTCCTGCCGGGACGGAGTGA